Below is a genomic region from Brassica oleracea var. oleracea cultivar TO1000 chromosome C9, BOL, whole genome shotgun sequence.
GAGACTAAAATGTTTCAATCAATGTTCACTACTTCTGTCATCACAAACCATCATGGTTTGTTCTCTTCCTCTCATGCTTCTAACTGTTATCGAGATTCATCTTCTTTTGGTTTCAATAATTCACATGCGGCTTATCAGATGAGAACCAACATGGTCTCTGATGTCGTTGATTACTTTCCTATTAACCATAACCCACAAGTTTCTCAAATCTCCATCACCCAAACTATCACAAGAAGGTACTCTGTTATAGTTCCTACCCGTAGTTTGATCACTGCCCAAAATGAATATGAACGTGCTATGGATCCCAACATTTCATATCCTTCCTTTTACCCTCAAACTTTTGTTGACAATCAGAGAACCTATCCTCAAAGTTTTGTTGACAATCAGAGCAACATCTTAAACCCTACACCTCTCAGTACCATTTATCCAAGGAATGTAAACCAGTTTTCTTTTTCATCAAAGCAACACCATGACCAACATGTTCCTCATCATCAACCAGTGATTAAACGTCGAAAATTTGATGAAATTTTTGACGGTTTTGATTTTGAGGAGAATGGTGTATACGATGGTCGGACACACAGCCTACCGTATGAAAAGTACGGTCCATATACATGTCCCAAATGCAAAAACGTGTTTGATACTTCACAAAAATTTGCAGCGCATATATCTTCGGTTCACTACAAGAATGAGACGGTCGAAGAAAAAGCAAAGAGATACAGCGCGAGGAACAAAAGAAGATTCCGTAAGATAGACCAAACAATGCATGGCGAATCTCAGATGATCCAACCCGAAGAAAGAGTTGTAGAGGCAAGCGGAGGCAACAACAACATTGCAAGTGGCATTGAGGCTTCTCAACAACAGCTGGTTGTTAAGGAAGAACCTACTTATGAACCATGATGTTGTTGATTGATATGCTTTATGTTTGGTTTATGTTTATCATAATATCTATGTATCTTTTTGTTCTTGTTTTTGTTGGCATTTCATCATCTTTGTAGATGAGTGATTTAGTCACTGGGATTAAATCTCCGCATTAGCGCAAGAAAATTAAATTATTATAAATTTTTTGCGTTATCTATAAGACTCAGTTGTATTTTGTTGGTTTACTTCTGAATTTCCTTCATTTCTAAGAGATTAAGCACTGTTCGTTTATCGGTCAAGCAACTTGCAACATGCGGCAAGTCACATGTCAAAGATTGTTTTTTGTTTTGTTGTCGAGCAATATGCGACCTTCGACAGCGACTGATCACAAATCACATGTTGCTGTTAGTTTTGCCGTCGCGGCTGATCGTGCGAGGTGTGACCAGTCACAAGTTTGCAATTTTAAATCGCTGAAAAATAACAATTAAAATTATTATTTTTTATGTCGCGTGACTGGTCGCGTATCACATGTATCGCAACACATAAACCTACATAATCTTACTCGCAAGTCATAGTCATAGGTCGCATGTCATAGATTGCGCGCACGTAAAGGAACATGTCTTAATCGTAGATCGCATGCCACACGACACGTAAAGCCTAAATTGTTTAGCGGATTTGCTATTGCTAAGTTTCTTCTTTATAATTCGGCTCTTTAATGGGATAGGCTGGCCTATCCTTTTCTTAATGAATCTTGTAAAAAAAATTCAGTATATTTCAATACGTCCTGCAAGAATTATATCTATTTTATTAAAATAAAAATCATGACCTCAATTCATGTGTGATTATTTTAAAGTTGGACAATCTCTTAGAAGATTATTTAAATGAATTCTTGTATACATATTTGAATTATTTTAACTATCCTAAAAAATTAAATAGATATTCCCATAGTTTTTCTGAATTACATCTGAATAAAATTTTTTCATATCTTTTTTAGTTACAATATAAAGATATATTTCCTTTTTCATTAAAAAATTTTAAAATATGTAATTACTTTCGTATTTATTTAAAGTATAAATTTATATTTCATTTTTCACTTGAACAAACCTTTTAAATATTTAATTAATTTTGTAATTATTTAAAATAAAATGTATATTTCATTTTTACTAAAATAAACCTTTTAAGTATCTAATTAATTTTGTAATTATATTAAATTCATATACAATTTTGTATTAAATTTATGAAATTAATTTAACATATTTTTTTCAGAAATTCCCTAGCCCCTTTTAGTTTATTTTAAAAAAAAATAACCCTCATCGAAGAAAATGACCAAAATACATTTTTACCCTAGGGTTAACTAATCTAGACTTAGGGTTTAGAGTTAAGGGGTGGAGTTTTGGTGATAGGGTTTCAAATATTAAAAATTAAAAATTAAAAATTTCAAAATTTCAAAATAAAAAAGGGTTATTTTGGTCATTTTCTTTTTTTGGGGCTATTTTTGTGACAAAAACTTAAAAAGAGCTATTTAAGAGAATTGTCCTAA
It encodes:
- the LOC106316926 gene encoding uncharacterized protein LOC106316926 gives rise to the protein MYSIPNGLNSYGDNTMNLHGSVPTQMNSSFGDPETKMFQSMFTTSVITNHHGLFSSSHASNCYRDSSSFGFNNSHAAYQMRTNMVSDVVDYFPINHNPQVSQISITQTITRRYSVIVPTRSLITAQNEYERAMDPNISYPSFYPQTFVDNQRTYPQSFVDNQSNILNPTPLSTIYPRNVNQFSFSSKQHHDQHVPHHQPVIKRRKFDEIFDGFDFEENGVYDGRTHSLPYEKYGPYTCPKCKNVFDTSQKFAAHISSVHYKNETVEEKAKRYSARNKRRFRKIDQTMHGESQMIQPEERVVEASGGNNNIASGIEASQQQLVVKEEPTYEP